The Hypanus sabinus isolate sHypSab1 chromosome 31, sHypSab1.hap1, whole genome shotgun sequence genome window below encodes:
- the LOC132383624 gene encoding retina and anterior neural fold homeobox protein 2-like produces MPRLVPGALPIKLGGQSGWRQVRFGPSLVCGAMQTLRVPDPRRDMVPESSRDQGADRADGMALMEAALMASPHAAMTGPRRRRRTKYNSWQKSLLERAYSVCKYPNVWTRETLSKALNVDDARIIVWFQNRRARYSRQTGGARGRSRAAPSDDPPPPAIGDPALPRPQLPTAPQHPGPQPLPLLSRPQAGGNFLGPGLQPGADPGPRARPLGPTADPLPCLRLVPGPPAGQHRARVHRGRL; encoded by the exons ATGCCTCGACTTGTTCCCGGGGCCCTCCCTATAAAGTTGGGTGGCCAGTCGGGCTGGAGACAGGTGCGATTTGGACCTTCGCTTGTGTGTGGAGCGATGCAGACGCTGCGGGTGCCGGACCCCCGGCGGGACATGGTACCCGAGAGTTCCCGAGACCAGGGGGCCGACAGGGCGGACGGGATGGCGCTAATGG AGGCAGCCCTGATGGCCTCGCCCCACGCCGCCATGACGGGACCCCGGCGGAGGAGGAGGACCAAGTACAACTCCTGGCAGAAGAGCTTACTGGAGAGGGCATACTCAGTGTGCAAGTACCCCAACGTCTGGACCCGCGAGACCCTCTCGAAGGCCCTCAACGTCGACGACGCCCGGATTATC GTGTGGTTCCAGAACCGGCGAGCTCGTTACAGCCGCCAGACGGGAGGTGCACGGGGCCGTTCCCGGGCTGCACCCAGCGATGACCCCCCCCCGCCAGCCATCGGGGACCCTGCATTACCCCGGCCCCAGCTACCAACTGCCCCGCAGCACCCTGGGCCCCAGCCCCTGCCCCTCCTGTCACGACCCCAAGCAGGAGGCAATTTTCTCGGCCCCGGCCTGCAGCCTGGCGCAGACCCCGGCCCCCGAGCTCGCCCACTGGGCCCCACCGCCGACCCCCTCCCCTGCCTTCGGCTCGTACCCGGCCCACCCGCTGGACAGCATCGAGCTCGAGTTCACCGAGGCCGACTTTGA